The DNA region cacacctgaatagaataattaggtcattagcaaggctctggagaactgatctacacaaggaggaggtaattaaccaatttcattccagtgttttgtacctgtggcacatctaaaaactgcaggacagcggccctcaaggactggagtttgagacccctgtctGTGGCAGTTTGAACTGCTTCTCTTTTGACTGGCAGGTACCCTCACCACTGTGTGCCGTCAATGTGTGACACATTGGTGTGTCCACCATCTGTGTAGTTCACAGAACACATGCAATTGTAAATTTTTCTCACAGTTCTGACCCATGCCTTCGAGCAACTCTGCAGTGCTGCCATCTTACTCTGGTACAAACTGACCCAGGTAAACATCCAATGGCAGCTTTATCTATCAAGAGCGAAGCAGCCAGATGATCAGTGGTCTCTGTGCATCCTCTGCACCAGCAGAAAAGGACATAGCAGCTTAAAACCGGAGAATGTTAGCAAAGAGGTGGACACAGATTGAAGTTGACAAGTCAGAGCTAGAAGCAACTTTGGAAAGGGATGCATTAATTTATCTGAGTGCTGGATCACCTGCTACTGATTAGCCCTAATTAAGACAATGAAAATACTGTAATGGcttgtatttttctgaaatttattAGAAAGAATTCAATGTTATCAGCTATTGAGTTTTCTAGATTATTCTGTACCAATTTGGAAAAACCTCAGTTTTAGTGATCCTAGAAGCATGCGTATTCATCCTTGAAGCTTCAGGCTGCACATCAATTTCTATGGTCGGTTCGTCTGAAATCTAATCTCTTGTGCTAAACAGAGCATCTGAGTCCTAGACTAGAACCACACAGCTCCTCTGACTCCTGTGTAAAACAGCTGGCTGTGACTACCTTTGTCTGGTTTGGCCTTTTCCTGCAGCATGTGTTCTTGTTTATCATGCAGGTCTTAACTTAAGGGAAGCTTGAGCAGATAACAGCAACACCTTTGTTATCATTCAAAAGATTTCACAGGTTTTCAGAATTAAACTAGTTGTGCAAGTCTGCTTAGTAATGTGTTTGGAACTTACTTTGACTGGACAGCAGGGTGTCCAAAGACTCGGTCCAACTTTTCAGCATATCGTGACTGATCCCCCCCTTGCTCTGATGGCCCACTTGACTCCACTGGCGCATGAAATGCATACGAGACCTCCTCTCTGTCGCACTGTGATCCAGGGTAAGCAAGGGATTCAGACAGACAAGCATAGATCAAGCAAAAGACAAGTAGCAATACAAGAAAttgcttcacaataaaagtgacattcAGATTACAGATAATGTTAATTATCAGCAGGCCAGAAGAAAAGTGAAGCAAGATTCTCAcctgtttttctcttctgcaTTATACAAGTTTGAGTTTGATGAATGTGGACTCTGAAACAAAACCCATAcaattatttgaaaatcttttGTCACTTCCAAaagaaacttttacaaagtttcACAGTGAATTTGTGTAGATTTTACATACAGAACAAAAAGAGACAATAATATAGAAATAGCCTTTGCTGTTCTACAAAGGGGAAATACAACTGGAACAGCAACAACTGATAGAAAGGTTCAcacaaaaatgttcttaaagtatctaaaatataaaaaaaacatgattaacaaaaacatcaataatagtaataataataataatacactgtacgagacaacaaaaacaaaacaaaacaacaatgcagttattagaaataaaaacatcggACTCGCAACTGAGTCGGATCACTTTTTCAATAATGTACCTAAAGTGTGTTGAACATTGACAAAGACAAACTATTTACAAcagttttttacaaaaacagatgtgcaataaCAGCAGAGTAAGAACAGGGTAGATGATTGTGTAAATGGCAGCATCTATGCAGACACATTGCACACATTTCCTCACTTCAGCGCTTTAAACTGGTCCACTGATCAAGATTAATTCAGTTCATGATTCAGTCAGTCAACAAGCGCAGATTTGTCCATCTGCGCTTGTTGGACAGCTGACATACTGATTGATCcaaaagtgaatatttttaaattgtgtagCAAATATGGGTATTTGAACACTCAATGtatcattttaatgtaatacTTTTAAGGGAACGTGAAAGTCTAAATGGTCACTGATAACATAAATCTTTGCCCAAAGATTTATGTAGGCccgtcacgataacaaattttgctagatgataaattgtcccagacgtTATTGCcgtaaacaataatattgttgagaccattttcaagcaaCATAATGCTATTGCCTTATATTTTAATGCCAttatggtaatggcataataatgcaaaaagactttctcaaagattaataaactttaaattctaatgaacatctaacactggaactggaagacatttaaatatccaaataaaccaaacaatagaaataataaatgaattatgaacTCAAGACCAAAGCTGAGACCAAAATACCAGACtaaagacttttgtcatccagtttttggtagaaagagaaaaaaggagaaaaataataaatcaagcaaatggaaattattaagctcattttaatttatcatgtgattcattgatttatttattgtgatggGCCTGTACAATGGCccttcacaataaataaattaacttttcaaaagCAATAAGCCACTTGATGAGTTTCCATCATGAGACCCCCAGTCTCTGCAGCCAACCAGCCCACAGAGAGCACAGTTAGGCCATAGTCGGGTCATTAACTGGCCAATGATCTGAAATACGTCAGCAAATCTAGAATTTAAtgtctacaaaaaaaataatcaaagtgtTACTACAtcccagttaaagtccagaccttaaaCAGATTGAAATATTACAGTATTTCAATCTGGTTAACACATGTTGAAGAGTGAGCCAAAATTCCTTCACAACATAATGAGATTAATAGATCAGATAGGAAACctctaaaaataattcataactAATGAACAACGGAGTCTGCTTAGTTCTCATAGAGTAATTATAGTTTTGCTCTGCTGAATAGAAAGCTCATAAAACGGAagccatatttttatttcagtgagtCCAACACTGACCTAATCTGTACGTCTTTGCTGTTGCAGTGTTGTCCAACAGTTTTCATATGTTTCCAGTTAAAAGGCTTatagaaaaattattaattttgtagttttagtaagaaaatttaatctgaattttTAACGTTCTTCTCTGCATTTACATCTTAATCCTGAAAGTCACTTATTTATCCATCTCtcatgaagtttgtggttttctttggtgaaactttctgtttcttttagaGGGAACATCTGTGAttagtttttcctctccactgttcTGTGTGCTTGATTAAAACTACAAttttggggcgtgctgtggtggcgtaggggatagcgcgacccaagTTTGGGGCCTTGAGTCCTCGGCGAGGCCGTTGCGCGTTAGATTCCCGGACCCagcgatatttgccgcatgtcttccccccctctcctgtcagcctactttcatataagagACACTAGaggccacaaaagaccccctggaggcgaggaaaaaaaaaaaaaaaaactacaattttgATTACTACCCATgtggtaaatggcctgtacatGTATAGCACTTTAACTAGTCCGAATGGTTAATGGACTGAACTTAGATAGTGCTTTTCCAGTTAGTCTGACCACTCAAGGCGCTTTACACTCGAGCTACCCATTcatattcacaaacacacacacatttacacaccaaTATGATCGCTAAGCAATTTGGAGTTACTTGCCTCGACATGTGACAGGAGGAACATATAACCGTCTGATTAGAAGATGACCACGGTACCCACTGAGCTACAGTGGCCCCTGTGAAGTCACAGCACATTCatcattcacacactgatacaTCATCATTCATATCAGCATAAAGCCTTTTTATGGCCATAGTTAGAGGCTAGTTTTTAAAACTGAGTTCcagtaaaacataaacataaaactacAAGGCAGTGCCACTAGTTTGTATCAGAATGAAATGGTAGCTGTTACTAGGCCTGGCACaataaataatcaatcaattaatcgcataataaattaaaataatcaatcatttctactttcatgatttattgttactctttcctctctctctcttaaccagatgataaaagtcttcattctggtgctttggtctgaATTAGGCTCTTTTTCTTGAAGAACAACTTTGTTtatagagacttcataattcattttatttgttgttttgtttatttatttttaatatttaaatgtcttccaggtccagtgttaaatgttcattagaattttaattattgatttttgagaatgtgttcttgcatgaCAATGCCATTACCATTACGTTACTTCAATAATATTATCCTTTCTCACAATGACTTCTGGGATAGTTTATTGTCCATCAAAATGTGTTATCACGACAGGCCTGGCTCTTACACAGTGATAGGAGATGTTACTGAGTGGAAATGTAGTAAACATCCTACCTTATCAAAGAGACTCTTGAGGTGTAGCTTAGCAGCTGAGAGTCTGGCCCTGTGATGGCGTTTTTCCTGGGACTTTGAGGAGAATTGGTTGGAGGAAACTGACAGAGACGTTTCATGTTGGCCTTCTCTTTCCCCACCAGCCATGACGTCCTCTGCCACCACAGCCAGCTGACTGTCGCTGTAAGCCCTGCAGCTTTCGTTGATCGCACACACGTTGAGGTGGTCCATCTCTTGCTTCCCCAACTCACTCAGGTTCTTGACGCTGACGCTCTGCTCTCTGGTCAGCTCCTTCCTCCTAAACTCGCTGGGTGTCTGTGTCGGCTCCTGAATGCTGGGAATCAAGCCAGCTGACCCTGCGTCCAGTTCATCATTTTTCAAATGAGGTGTGCATGTGACCGACATCCTCTTGCTTCCATTTTCTGACTTCTTCTGCGACAGTTTATTCCATTGTAAGGCATCAGGATCCAGAAGGGATCCTTCAGAGCTGTATCTACGCATGTTTCTCTTTATGACAGGAAACCTAAAACCATCAGACAGGAGTGCTGCAAAAAGGCAAAAGACATTAATGAAAACCATGAAACATAAGGTGAGACACCTTCTGATATTGCTGAAAAAAATGATCATTGAAACTTGTCAAAACATATATATAGTTCATTTAAATGTGTTCTTAAGTGCTCCCCTTTTCTCATGGTCATGAACATACAGCATAATATAGAGTCatagtaaaaacaaattactgATCTTAAAGGGGTGAAAAAGCTAAAGAGCAAAGATCATTTTCATAAATCCTTTAGAACTACaagtacataaaaaataaaatattgtgaaagaaatcaatatttttatgaccacatttaaaaaagtgaaattcatAATCACACAGATTCACTTcacagacaataaaatgtttcatgctTTTAATTTAGACAAATTTTGATTATCCCTTACAGATAATAAAGCTCCAAAATTCTGTATCTTAGACAAATACAATATTGTGAAAAACATACAGCACATttatagaaagttgagtggaaggaaaatatacTGTAGGAAGAGGCTCACCAGCAATGGGGCTTACCACAGCCTTCAGAGGATTGTCCAGCAAAAATACTAAGGCTGTATTCAGAGCATAGCGCCACAACACACAGACGAGTTCTACACACGGGCCGCCGCGTTGAAGCGGTAagtcatgcaaaaggagccccaacTAAGCAACCAgtctaaatataaataatgttttcagaAGCCTGATATTTCTTTTTagaatattcttttttattgatcttatgtaatataaaaattttataaaagacttttgggttttctttatcAATAAGCTAAATTACGAGAAACAgaagcttgaaatatttcactgtgtGTGGTTTGGAATCATCACacacaatgaaatatttcaagcttcTCATATGTTATATAGAAATTTAACATgcaagtttcactttctgacatcatgacaaaaaatattgaattgttTTACATAATGTAATTTAGATGCATCTGTAGAACCAACCACCATTTAATTTCAAAGTAGCAAAGTTGGAATGAATTTCTTGTTATTTAGCTGGTAAAACATCAAGTGAAACCATGGAAAAGTTAAACAGCTGATCATCTTAGAACTTAATGCATAAGGCCTGAACTGTGAGAAAAAGAtcaatttttatcatttcttctCATGTGTTTCCAGTGAGTgagcgcagcagcagcagcatacAGCTGGCCTCTGGGTCAACATGCCAGCTACCATAGAAGCTcagaggttctggtccagagtCTCACAGAGTACTGTTAGCACTCCTAAAACCACACTGTTTCTCTGTGGCACTTCTTGAAGTACTGCTGAAAGAAATGTCATATTATACTATACTCCTTTTTTAAGAAGGTAACTAAGTTAGCTGCAGTTCCTGGTCCGGGAGGCAAACACTGTTTACTTTATAGATGAGACTTGAAATTTGGAAAGTCTTCCAGGATACAGtttaacactgaaaataaaCTTCATCACTTAACCCAGGAGTCTGTCTGTCATCTCTCCTGACTTAACCAAACCTCAAACCCAGTCTTAGTGTCAAAGGCTTTTTCAGTCATCTTCACTGGAGTTGTAACCAATTAAACTTCTTTCTTCAGTTAATTTATACAGGTGTCTGATGCAGGCGCTCATCTGCATAGTTAATTCACATGTGagcatttttttcctaaattattCTTATTTGCTAGCCTATTTTGTCTCCTAATTAATCAAGAGAGGAATActggatatatattttttgcaataatgAAAAATTACCGCCGTGCCGCATGAAATCTCGTACAAACGCAGTCTCTTGCTTTGCCGGATGGAAAATGATGCGGAGTCAGGGAATCAGAACACGGCAGCAGCAAACAAATTATGAGGAGGCTTGAATAGTGTTTATCATCATTAGCTCATagggttattattatttttactttacaaaaacatgtgTGAACCTTCGATCAACGTATttatgatgaaggaaaaacctTTTAACCCTCAACATATTAGGTCGCAGCTGATATTTAGAATCTCGTTCACTTTAACCAAAGTTTGCTGCCGTTGACAGAACTTCTGTAAAGCTCCTGATAAAAGGTGCAGTGAGAGCTCTAGTCAGCTCCGCAGTCTTTGACCTTTTCCTGGAACACCTGAACGCggtaaaaaaaaagccactttCTGAAACAAAGCTTAAATTTAGTTAGCAGTCaacacagctctggaaaaaccAGCATTTGTACTTGAACCGTATCTTTCTCTTTTGGGTCAACGCATCACAATCACTCACGAACCTCAGAATTGATTTACCTTCTTGTGTAGCAGATTAGTAAACTTTCTTTACTGCGAGTAGTTTTGACGTAAGGCTGCGAACAGGGACGCGGTTTGAAAATCTCCAAGGAATGAAGTCCTGctgctgcctcctcttccttcaGAAACCGTTTCCTCTCCTCACTGACGGCAGGACAGCAGGTTCTCCAAATGTTTCTTGTGACATTAAATGCTCCTCCCTCAGTCGTCAAGCCTGCTGCCACCACACCTTCACCTCTGTCTCAACTTgtccgctctctctctctcccattCACACACGACTAAAAATGTACCGTTAGATAAAGTGTATGCAAGTATTAGTAGCTAGCCATGCTGACAGAAACACACTCAGGCACAATTTAGACTTCTGCTGATGTCATCTGGGTAGAGAGGAAAGTGGTTTAAAACGTCTGAGACGACACAGCGGCGCTAAGTAGCTCACACTGTCTTCAACACGTGGGGGCGCTGTTACACCAGTGAAGTGCTAAAACACCTTTAGATTCAGAGGATCCTCAGATTTCATTTGGAGATAATGAATACCTACGATGAACAAATCTAAATAACTATGGTTTGTTTTTACGTAAAGACTCTGTGGGTTCTAATAAGCCCCATAACTGAATATTGATTAAACTAACGGAGGTTTAGTAATTCGTGTTCAAATAATTGATCTGTTACTTGCTGACTGCATAAGCGATACGACTCCTTGAAATCCATGTAAGAGATTATTCTGgtctttgtaaaatgtttttgtgtgaacTTGTCAAATCTGaggtgcattttattttgtctttatgcAGCATGTTTACTGTGTTGTTCTGCTTCGCTTGGCATATGTTACTGTTATCTCAAGTAGTTTTGAATAAAgtttataagaaaaaatattctcgAAGGTGAAGGCCAACAGAGCCACAGTTTTCCAGTTCCACTTCCCACTTCTGAAGTCACATGGTCCCACCCACCGCTGTTATGTTTCACAGTAAGTTCCTTTGACACAACCTGACTCTGGGGGGCGCTAGTCCACTTGCATCCCTCTGTGGACTGAAGGATTTGGCTGAAGAAGTAAA from Xiphophorus hellerii strain 12219 chromosome 13, Xiphophorus_hellerii-4.1, whole genome shotgun sequence includes:
- the LOC116731880 gene encoding regulator of G-protein signaling 1, which produces MRRYSSEGSLLDPDALQWNKLSQKKSENGSKRMSVTCTPHLKNDELDAGSAGLIPSIQEPTQTPSEFRRKELTREQSVSVKNLSELGKQEMDHLNVCAINESCRAYSDSQLAVVAEDVMAGGEREGQHETSLSVSSNQFSSKSQEKRHHRARLSAAKLHLKSLFDKSPHSSNSNLYNAEEKNSATERRSRMHFMRQWSQVGHQSKGGISHDMLKSWTESLDTLLSSQTGVSVFGAFLRSEFSEENLQFYLACEQYKHSSNNFTLQRRAKNICASYIQTGSPREINLDSKTRDLTLQLLQAPSRNSLLPAQKRIYSLLDTDCYPRFLESNIYQSLLKDAE